From the genome of Hymenobacter sp. PAMC 26628, one region includes:
- a CDS encoding tetratricopeptide repeat protein encodes MFRLPRRHILRTFWPAPQWRGALLGLWLPLALAPQGPTTGEAAGPTPIATAAPAADNQLPPSSQRAYAEVLKLRLGAARQLLAPELARAPGAPAPLLVADCADFVELLATQDAARYTQLVPGQQARLDALDEAPAGPWRDYTRAEIRLHLGLEHVGFGHEVKGAWQLRRAYQQAQALARQYPGFVPARTTLGLGQFAIGTLPQGYHLLLRLLGLPGDVDAGLANLNQAADQPHAFQAESQLFRALIRETYFKQPAEALRLAALLPAQQPDNLLFAYVATAVLKRQHQTAAALAAYRTRPTGPAYLPFAYLHHLAGDLLLYQADYAGSERENLQFLREYRGQNYRKDAAFKLYLAAWLGGQPAAAVARYRQQINLAGPTTVEEDAYAQRFYHNAQNLSPVLTRARLQLDGGYYRLALATLRAFRPTAATLLRDRLEGPYRYARAYQGLGRPDSARLAYAQTLAISTQAGENTYYFGPQAALELGYLARAAGQRPQAKAYFEQALRSPAHEYKNSTDAKAKLALRGL; translated from the coding sequence ATGTTCCGTTTACCCCGCAGGCACATTCTCCGCACTTTTTGGCCGGCTCCCCAGTGGCGGGGGGCCCTGCTGGGCCTGTGGCTACCGCTGGCCTTGGCGCCGCAGGGCCCCACCACCGGCGAAGCGGCGGGTCCCACCCCTATAGCGACGGCCGCACCGGCGGCCGATAACCAGCTGCCACCCAGCAGCCAGCGCGCCTACGCCGAGGTGCTGAAGCTGCGCCTGGGCGCCGCCCGGCAGCTGCTGGCTCCCGAGCTGGCCCGCGCGCCCGGGGCCCCCGCCCCCCTGCTGGTGGCCGACTGCGCCGACTTTGTGGAGCTGCTGGCCACCCAGGACGCCGCCCGCTACACGCAGCTGGTGCCCGGCCAGCAGGCCCGGCTCGACGCCCTGGACGAGGCCCCCGCGGGGCCCTGGCGCGACTACACCCGGGCCGAGATCCGGCTGCATTTGGGGCTGGAGCACGTGGGCTTCGGGCACGAAGTGAAGGGGGCTTGGCAGTTGCGCCGGGCCTACCAGCAGGCGCAGGCCCTGGCGCGGCAGTACCCGGGCTTTGTGCCCGCCCGCACTACGTTGGGCCTGGGGCAGTTCGCCATCGGCACGCTGCCCCAGGGCTACCACTTGCTGCTGCGCCTGCTGGGCCTGCCCGGCGACGTGGACGCCGGCCTCGCCAACCTTAACCAGGCCGCCGACCAGCCCCACGCCTTCCAGGCCGAGAGCCAGCTGTTCCGGGCCCTCATCCGCGAAACGTACTTCAAGCAGCCCGCCGAGGCCCTGCGCCTGGCGGCCCTGTTGCCCGCCCAACAGCCCGATAACCTGCTCTTTGCCTACGTGGCCACCGCCGTGCTCAAGCGCCAGCACCAGACGGCCGCCGCCCTGGCCGCCTACCGCACCCGGCCCACCGGCCCGGCCTACCTGCCCTTCGCCTACCTGCACCACCTGGCCGGCGATTTGCTGCTCTACCAAGCCGATTATGCCGGTTCGGAGCGCGAAAACCTGCAATTCTTGCGCGAATACCGGGGCCAAAATTACCGCAAGGACGCTGCCTTTAAGCTCTACCTGGCGGCGTGGCTGGGGGGGCAGCCGGCAGCGGCGGTAGCGCGCTACCGCCAGCAAATCAACCTAGCGGGCCCCACCACGGTGGAGGAAGACGCCTACGCCCAGCGCTTTTACCACAACGCCCAGAACCTCAGCCCCGTCCTGACCCGCGCCCGCTTGCAGCTCGACGGCGGCTACTACCGGCTGGCGCTGGCCACCCTGCGCGCCTTCCGGCCCACGGCCGCTACGCTCCTGCGCGACCGGCTGGAGGGGCCCTACCGCTACGCCCGCGCCTACCAAGGCCTGGGCCGCCCCGATTCGGCCCGCCTGGCCTACGCCCAAACCCTGGCCATTTCCACCCAAGCGGGCGAAAACACCTACTATTTCGGGCCCCAAGCCGCGCTGGAGTTGGGCTACTTGGCCCGCGCCGCCGGCCAACGCCCCCAGGCCAAGGCGTACTTCGAGCAAGCCCTGCGCTCGCCCGCACACGAGTACAAAAACAGCACCGATGCCAAGGCCAAGCTGGCCCTGCGCGGGTTGTAG
- a CDS encoding anthranilate synthase component I family protein, which produces MSQFLVVPLANLSIEPDEFRRRALQWAAQFRHCAYFEHNDQLAYPRGPFGRLLAVADAAPMAPGSLAGLEDYLSQPAAGAPRCGFLTYDLKNEIEALSSENHAALEWPLLHFFTPATWLVWQAETVEIHGIRAGILAEILATALPAGAPPRVPVLRPRLPKADYLRAVAAVREDILNGEVYELNLCQEFYAENVQLNPTALFWRLNEASPAPFASFLRWHDHYLLCASPERFLARRGPTVLSQPIKGTRRRGSTPADDAQQRQALLADEKERAENLMIVDLVRNDLARVAETGSVRVPELFGLYPFRHVWQMISTVEATLRPGVELPEILRATFPMGSMTGAPKVRALQLIEGYERSRRGLYSGSIGWVGPGGDFDFNVVIRSLQYRADTGYLSFQVGSAITYDSDAEQEYAECLLKAQGLLEALGTSVAAG; this is translated from the coding sequence GTGAGTCAGTTCCTTGTCGTTCCACTAGCCAATCTGTCCATCGAGCCCGATGAGTTCCGGCGGCGGGCCTTGCAGTGGGCGGCGCAGTTTCGGCACTGCGCCTATTTTGAGCACAACGACCAGCTAGCTTACCCTCGGGGGCCCTTCGGCCGGCTGCTGGCCGTGGCCGACGCGGCGCCGATGGCCCCGGGCTCGTTGGCCGGGCTGGAAGATTATTTGTCCCAGCCGGCGGCGGGGGCCCCGCGCTGCGGCTTCCTTACCTACGACCTTAAAAACGAGATTGAGGCGTTGTCCAGCGAAAACCACGCGGCCCTGGAGTGGCCGCTGCTGCACTTCTTCACGCCCGCCACCTGGCTCGTTTGGCAGGCCGAAACCGTGGAGATTCACGGCATTAGGGCAGGAATACTGGCCGAAATTCTGGCCACGGCGCTACCGGCCGGGGCCCCGCCGCGGGTACCGGTCCTGCGTCCGCGCCTGCCCAAGGCTGATTACCTGCGCGCCGTGGCGGCCGTGCGCGAAGACATCCTCAACGGTGAGGTGTACGAGTTGAACCTGTGCCAGGAGTTTTACGCCGAAAACGTGCAGCTGAACCCTACGGCGCTTTTCTGGCGGCTCAACGAGGCCTCGCCGGCACCATTCGCGAGCTTCCTACGCTGGCACGACCATTACTTACTCTGCGCGTCGCCCGAGCGGTTTTTGGCGCGCCGGGGCCCCACCGTCCTCTCCCAACCCATCAAAGGCACCCGCCGCCGGGGCTCCACGCCGGCCGACGACGCGCAGCAGCGCCAAGCCTTGCTGGCCGACGAAAAAGAACGCGCCGAAAATTTGATGATCGTGGACCTGGTGCGCAACGACTTGGCCCGCGTGGCCGAAACCGGCTCGGTGCGCGTGCCCGAACTCTTTGGCCTTTACCCCTTTCGCCACGTGTGGCAGATGATTTCGACCGTGGAGGCCACCCTGCGACCAGGCGTGGAATTGCCCGAAATCCTGCGCGCCACCTTCCCGATGGGCTCTATGACCGGAGCCCCCAAGGTGCGCGCCCTGCAGCTCATCGAGGGCTACGAGCGCAGCCGGCGCGGCCTCTACAGCGGCAGCATCGGCTGGGTGGGCCCCGGCGGCGACTTCGACTTTAACGTGGTGATTCGCAGCCTCCAGTACCGCGCCGACACCGGCTACCTCAGCTTCCAGGTCGGCTCAGCCATCACCTACGATTCCGACGCGGAGCAGGAGTACGCCGAGTGCCTGCTCAAGGCCCAGGGCCTGCTGGAAGCGCTGGGGACAAGTGTCGCGGCCGGGTAA
- the miaB gene encoding tRNA (N6-isopentenyl adenosine(37)-C2)-methylthiotransferase MiaB, producing MSQPLLTLDFLDKAAAAEHAPSGEVRVSAATRTGRPRSLYIESYGCQMNFSDSEIVSSILYDEGFDLTEDLATADLVLLNTCSIREKAEQTVRMRLKQINSHKKRRPGMLVGVLGCMAERLKSKFLEEEKIVDLVVGPDAYRDLPQLISQVDGGQKGVNVLLSREETYADITPVRLNSNGVSAFISIMRGCDNMCSFCVVPFTRGRERSRDAHSILQEASDLVAAGYKEVTLLGQNVDSYKWTSADGTEFVNFAQLLESVALLSPALRVRFSTSHPKDITDEVLHTMARHENICKYIHLPAQSGNSRVLSLMNRTYDRPWYEDRVRKIREILGDDCAISTDMIAGFCSETEEEHEDTKSLMEFVRYDMAYQFFYSERPGTLAARKLADDIPLETKKRRLQEIIDLQQLHSAERNKRGIGRVHKVLVENFSKRSKEHLSGRNSQNQVVIFPRQNFVKGDYVDVLVHSSSASTLLGEAV from the coding sequence ATGTCCCAACCCCTGCTGACCCTCGATTTTTTAGACAAAGCCGCGGCCGCCGAGCACGCCCCCAGCGGCGAGGTGCGCGTGAGCGCCGCTACCCGCACGGGCCGCCCCCGCTCGCTCTACATCGAGAGCTACGGCTGCCAGATGAACTTCTCGGACTCCGAAATCGTGTCGAGCATCCTCTACGACGAGGGCTTTGACCTAACCGAGGACCTGGCCACCGCCGACCTCGTGCTGCTCAACACCTGCTCCATCCGCGAGAAGGCCGAGCAGACGGTGCGCATGCGCCTCAAGCAAATCAACTCGCACAAGAAGCGCCGGCCCGGGATGCTCGTGGGCGTGCTCGGCTGCATGGCCGAGCGCCTGAAAAGCAAGTTCTTGGAGGAAGAAAAAATTGTGGACCTCGTGGTGGGCCCCGACGCCTACCGCGACCTGCCCCAGCTCATCAGCCAGGTCGACGGCGGCCAAAAAGGCGTGAACGTGCTGCTCAGCCGCGAGGAAACCTACGCCGACATCACGCCCGTGCGCCTGAACTCCAACGGCGTCTCGGCCTTCATCAGCATCATGCGCGGCTGCGACAACATGTGCTCGTTCTGCGTGGTGCCCTTCACCCGCGGGCGCGAGCGCAGCCGCGATGCCCACAGCATCCTCCAGGAAGCCAGCGACTTGGTGGCTGCCGGCTACAAAGAAGTGACCCTGTTGGGCCAGAACGTGGATTCCTATAAGTGGACCAGCGCCGACGGCACTGAGTTCGTGAACTTCGCCCAGCTGCTCGAAAGCGTGGCCTTGCTCAGCCCCGCGTTGCGGGTGCGCTTCTCCACCTCCCACCCCAAAGACATTACCGACGAGGTGCTGCACACGATGGCGCGCCACGAGAACATCTGCAAGTACATCCACTTGCCCGCCCAAAGCGGCAACTCACGCGTCCTCAGCCTGATGAACCGTACCTACGACCGGCCCTGGTACGAGGACCGGGTGCGGAAAATCCGCGAAATCCTGGGCGACGATTGCGCCATCAGCACCGACATGATTGCCGGCTTCTGCTCCGAAACCGAGGAAGAGCACGAGGATACCAAGAGCCTGATGGAGTTCGTGCGCTACGACATGGCCTACCAGTTCTTTTACTCGGAGCGCCCCGGCACACTCGCCGCCCGCAAGCTGGCCGACGACATTCCGCTCGAAACCAAGAAGCGCCGTCTCCAGGAAATCATTGATTTGCAGCAGCTTCACAGCGCCGAGCGCAACAAGCGCGGCATCGGCCGCGTGCATAAGGTACTGGTCGAGAACTTCTCCAAACGCTCGAAAGAGCACCTCAGCGGCCGCAACAGCCAGAACCAAGTCGTCATCTTCCCAAGACAAAACTTCGTGAAAGGCGACTACGTGGATGTGTTGGTGCACAGCAGCAGCGCCAGCACGCTACTGGGCGAGGCAGTATGA
- a CDS encoding type II toxin-antitoxin system HicB family antitoxin, whose product MFDPHLYPVVLYWSAEDQAFIVEVPDLPGCMADGATQEAALANAVVIIQEWMDFARELGREIPAPRERLQIAA is encoded by the coding sequence ATGTTTGACCCTCACCTTTATCCGGTCGTATTGTACTGGAGCGCTGAAGACCAAGCTTTCATTGTGGAGGTACCGGATTTGCCCGGTTGTATGGCCGATGGTGCCACGCAGGAAGCGGCCTTGGCCAACGCGGTGGTCATCATCCAGGAATGGATGGATTTTGCCCGAGAACTGGGGCGCGAAATTCCGGCCCCGCGCGAACGTTTGCAAATAGCGGCCTAG
- a CDS encoding sigma-54 interaction domain-containing protein — protein sequence MTSQEIQSIKQRFGIIGNAPALNYAIQVATQVAPTDMTVLITGESGSGKESFSKIIHALSPRKHGQFIAINCGAIPEGTIDSELFGHEKGSFTGANEARKGYFEVTNGGTIFLDEIGEMPLGTQARLLRVLENGEFIRVGSSKVQKTDVRVVAATNLNLLENVRNGRFREDLYYRLSTVPITVPPLRERGEDIYLLFRKFTADFSEKHRVKPISLTPDAVQLLTRFRFPGNIRQLKNIAEQISVLEMERELDARQLAKYLPTAQTSQLPMLLGAGGAAEGPGGYSERDLMYKILFDMRRDMTDLKKLVLELAAGQRPHETQELLRQNSHLFAPGAPGAANGFDGAPAAEYFLGAPASPVLHAEADDYDDEVQPVEDISHETEEETLSLDVKEKEMILKALRKHHNKRKYAAHDLGISERTLYRKLKQYDLEQV from the coding sequence TTGACTTCACAAGAAATCCAATCCATCAAGCAGCGGTTCGGCATCATCGGCAACGCGCCGGCGCTGAACTACGCCATTCAGGTGGCCACGCAGGTGGCCCCTACCGACATGACGGTACTCATCACCGGCGAAAGCGGGTCGGGCAAGGAGTCGTTTTCGAAGATCATCCACGCGCTGTCGCCGCGCAAGCACGGGCAGTTCATCGCCATCAACTGCGGGGCCATCCCCGAAGGCACGATTGACTCGGAGCTGTTTGGGCACGAAAAGGGCTCGTTTACGGGGGCCAACGAAGCGCGCAAGGGCTACTTCGAGGTGACCAACGGCGGCACTATTTTCCTGGACGAGATTGGGGAGATGCCGCTCGGCACCCAGGCCCGCCTGCTGCGCGTGCTCGAAAACGGCGAGTTCATCCGCGTGGGCAGCAGCAAGGTGCAGAAAACCGACGTGCGCGTGGTGGCCGCCACGAACCTGAACTTGCTGGAAAACGTGCGCAACGGCCGCTTCCGCGAGGACTTGTACTACCGCCTGAGCACGGTGCCGATTACGGTGCCGCCGCTGCGCGAGCGGGGCGAGGACATCTACCTGCTGTTCCGCAAGTTCACGGCCGACTTTTCGGAAAAGCATCGGGTGAAGCCGATTTCGCTGACGCCCGACGCGGTGCAGCTGCTCACGCGGTTCCGGTTTCCGGGCAACATCCGCCAGCTCAAGAACATCGCCGAGCAAATCTCGGTGCTGGAAATGGAGCGTGAGCTTGATGCCCGCCAGCTGGCCAAGTACCTGCCCACCGCCCAAACCAGCCAGCTGCCCATGCTGCTGGGCGCCGGCGGCGCGGCGGAGGGCCCCGGCGGCTACTCGGAGCGCGACCTGATGTACAAGATTCTGTTCGACATGCGCCGCGACATGACCGACCTTAAGAAGCTGGTGCTGGAACTGGCTGCCGGCCAGCGCCCCCACGAAACCCAGGAGCTGCTGCGCCAGAACAGCCACCTGTTTGCCCCGGGGGCCCCCGGGGCCGCCAACGGGTTCGACGGAGCCCCGGCGGCCGAGTACTTCCTGGGGGCCCCGGCCAGCCCGGTTTTACACGCCGAGGCCGACGACTACGACGACGAGGTGCAGCCGGTGGAAGACATTTCGCACGAAACCGAAGAAGAAACCCTCTCACTCGACGTTAAGGAGAAGGAGATGATCCTCAAGGCCCTGCGCAAGCACCACAACAAGCGCAAGTACGCCGCCCACGACCTGGGCATTTCCGAGCGCACCTTGTACCGCAAACTCAAGCAATATGACCTGGAGCAAGTTTAG
- the lptE gene encoding LPS assembly lipoprotein LptE: protein MAIGLVLSLSGCGVYSFNGTNIDPAIRTFSIQTIQTTAPNAPAFLTQRFTEDLKDYFQRNTSLKLVPRDGDIQFDGSIVAYDYAPAAIQKVDNVDLAGSSRLTIQVKVRFVNSKDEKASFDQVFQSFGDFPSTQDVAAVNNDQTAVRKITNNVITDIFNKSVANW, encoded by the coding sequence ATGGCCATTGGCCTGGTGCTGAGCCTGTCGGGCTGCGGGGTGTACTCGTTCAACGGCACCAACATCGACCCGGCCATCCGCACGTTTTCCATCCAAACCATCCAGACCACGGCCCCCAACGCGCCGGCTTTTTTGACGCAGCGATTTACGGAGGATTTGAAGGATTATTTCCAGCGCAACACCAGCCTGAAGTTGGTGCCGCGCGACGGCGACATCCAGTTCGACGGCAGCATTGTGGCCTACGACTACGCCCCCGCCGCCATCCAAAAAGTAGACAACGTGGACCTGGCCGGCTCTAGCCGCCTCACCATCCAGGTGAAGGTGCGCTTTGTGAACAGCAAGGACGAAAAGGCGAGCTTCGACCAAGTATTTCAAAGCTTCGGCGATTTCCCCTCGACCCAAGACGTGGCGGCCGTGAACAACGACCAAACGGCGGTGCGCAAAATCACCAACAACGTCATCACCGATATCTTTAATAAATCGGTGGCTAACTGGTAG
- the secG gene encoding preprotein translocase subunit SecG, with the protein MYTALLILILFVCFLLALVVLAQNPKGGGLSGQFSAGGAASMIGVKRSGDLLEKLTWGFAITLVVLSLGTHMLGQGVAGPARSVNQQRALETKLPATRSLPAPAPSGAATPGTTAPAASAPAPQSAK; encoded by the coding sequence ATGTACACTGCCTTACTGATCCTGATTCTATTCGTGTGTTTCCTGCTGGCACTGGTGGTGCTGGCTCAAAACCCCAAGGGCGGCGGCCTGTCTGGCCAGTTCAGCGCCGGTGGCGCGGCCAGCATGATTGGCGTGAAGCGCAGCGGCGACCTGCTCGAAAAACTCACCTGGGGCTTCGCCATAACCCTGGTGGTGCTCTCGCTCGGCACCCACATGCTGGGCCAGGGCGTTGCCGGCCCCGCCCGCAGCGTGAACCAGCAACGCGCCCTCGAAACCAAGCTGCCCGCTACCCGGTCGCTGCCCGCCCCGGCTCCGTCGGGCGCCGCTACCCCTGGCACTACGGCCCCGGCCGCGTCCGCCCCGGCTCCCCAGTCTGCCAAGTAA
- the groES gene encoding co-chaperone GroES: MALSMKPLADRVIVRAAAAEEKTKSGIIIPDTAKEKPQRGEVVAVGEGKTADSGSLIKPQVAVGDQVLYGKYAGTEITVDGEDLLIMRESDIFAVL; encoded by the coding sequence ATGGCACTTAGCATGAAACCGCTGGCTGACCGCGTCATCGTCCGCGCCGCCGCCGCCGAGGAGAAAACCAAATCCGGCATCATCATCCCCGACACGGCCAAGGAAAAACCCCAGCGCGGCGAAGTAGTGGCCGTAGGCGAAGGCAAAACCGCCGATAGCGGCTCGCTCATCAAGCCTCAGGTAGCTGTGGGCGACCAAGTGTTGTACGGCAAGTACGCTGGCACGGAAATCACTGTCGACGGTGAAGACCTGCTCATCATGCGCGAGTCGGACATCTTCGCGGTGTTGTAA
- the groL gene encoding chaperonin GroEL (60 kDa chaperone family; promotes refolding of misfolded polypeptides especially under stressful conditions; forms two stacked rings of heptamers to form a barrel-shaped 14mer; ends can be capped by GroES; misfolded proteins enter the barrel where they are refolded when GroES binds), with amino-acid sequence MAKNIQFDTEGRARLQAGVNKLANAVKVTLGPKGRNVIIDKKFGAPTITKDGVTVAKEIELRDPIENMGAQLVKEVASKTADQAGDGTTTATVLAQAIYMAGSKNVAAGANPMDLKRGIDKAVIAVVANLKTQSKKIENNSEIAQVGTISANNDAEIGKMIADAMDKVGKEGVITVEEARGTETEVKTVEGMQFDRGYLSPYFVTNPEKMEVEFDSPYVLIYDKKVSTMKELLPVLEQVLGTGKPLVIISEDVDGEALATLVVNKLRGSLKIAAVKAPGFGDRRKAMLEDIATLTGGTVISEEQGYKLENATLEYLGTAEKIIIDKDNTTIVNGKGEKEAISGRIAQIKAQMETTTSDYDKEKLQERLAKLSGGVAILYIGASTEVEMKEKKDRVDDALHATRAAVEEGVVPGGGVALVRAIEALAAVDTHNSDERTGVNIIRTALEAPLRCIVQNAGGEGSVVVQKVREGSGDFGYNAREDRYENLVAAGIIDPTKVTRLALENAASIAGLLLTTEAVISDEPEPKESAGGHSDGGMGGMGGMGGMM; translated from the coding sequence ATGGCTAAGAACATCCAATTCGATACCGAAGGCCGCGCCCGCTTGCAGGCCGGCGTGAACAAACTGGCCAACGCCGTGAAGGTGACCCTGGGGCCCAAAGGCCGCAACGTCATCATCGACAAGAAATTTGGGGCCCCCACCATTACCAAGGACGGCGTGACCGTGGCCAAGGAAATTGAGTTGCGCGACCCCATCGAGAACATGGGCGCCCAGCTCGTGAAGGAAGTGGCTTCGAAAACGGCCGACCAGGCCGGCGACGGCACCACCACGGCCACCGTGTTGGCCCAGGCCATCTACATGGCCGGCTCGAAGAACGTGGCCGCCGGGGCCAACCCGATGGACCTGAAGCGCGGCATCGACAAGGCGGTTATCGCCGTGGTAGCCAACCTGAAGACCCAGTCGAAGAAGATTGAAAACAACTCGGAAATTGCCCAAGTGGGCACGATTTCGGCCAACAACGACGCGGAAATCGGCAAGATGATTGCCGATGCCATGGACAAAGTGGGCAAGGAAGGCGTGATAACCGTGGAAGAAGCCCGCGGCACCGAAACCGAAGTGAAAACGGTGGAAGGCATGCAGTTCGACCGCGGCTACCTCTCCCCTTACTTCGTGACCAACCCGGAGAAGATGGAAGTGGAGTTCGACTCCCCTTACGTGCTCATTTACGACAAGAAAGTGAGCACCATGAAAGAGCTGCTGCCCGTGTTGGAGCAAGTACTCGGCACTGGTAAGCCTTTGGTTATCATTTCGGAAGATGTGGACGGTGAGGCCCTGGCCACGCTCGTAGTGAACAAGCTGCGCGGCTCGCTGAAAATTGCCGCCGTGAAAGCTCCGGGCTTCGGCGACCGCCGCAAGGCCATGCTGGAAGACATTGCCACCCTCACGGGCGGTACCGTCATCAGCGAAGAGCAGGGCTACAAGCTCGAAAACGCCACCCTGGAATACCTGGGCACGGCTGAGAAAATCATCATCGACAAGGACAACACGACCATCGTGAACGGCAAAGGGGAGAAAGAGGCCATCAGCGGCCGCATCGCCCAAATCAAAGCCCAGATGGAAACCACCACGTCGGACTACGACAAGGAGAAGCTCCAGGAGCGCCTTGCCAAGCTGTCGGGAGGCGTGGCCATTCTCTACATCGGCGCCAGCACCGAAGTGGAAATGAAGGAGAAGAAAGACCGCGTGGACGATGCCCTGCACGCCACCCGCGCCGCCGTTGAGGAAGGCGTGGTACCCGGCGGCGGCGTAGCCCTGGTGCGTGCCATTGAGGCCCTGGCCGCAGTGGACACCCACAACAGCGACGAGCGCACCGGCGTGAACATCATCCGCACCGCCCTGGAGGCCCCCCTGCGCTGCATTGTGCAGAACGCCGGCGGCGAAGGTTCGGTGGTGGTGCAGAAAGTGCGCGAAGGCAGCGGTGATTTCGGGTACAACGCCCGCGAAGACCGCTACGAGAACCTCGTGGCCGCGGGCATCATCGACCCGACCAAAGTAACCCGCCTCGCGCTGGAAAACGCTGCCTCGATTGCCGGCTTGCTGCTGACGACCGAAGCCGTGATTTCGGACGAGCCCGAGCCTAAGGAGTCGGCCGGTGGCCATAGCGACGGCGGCATGGGCGGTATGGGTGGCATGGGCGGCATGATGTAG
- a CDS encoding peptide MFS transporter, whose product MQPAAAQREQSIPASTSHPKGLYLLFATEMWERFSYYGMRAVLVLFLTKAMLMDKAFASKFYGGYTSLIYLTPLIGGFIADRYWGNRRSILTGGALMALGQFTLFAAASNYGPAATHGLSHQLLYLGLGLMILGNGFFKPNISSMVGSLYSATDKRKDAAYTIFYMGINLGSFFGNTVTSLVGDTGRSEDFRWAFLACGIAMVLGTIFFQWGKTRYLHTPEGEQVGETPVNSGGIKGVFALLPVLLAVMIGILWLDSAKFATIAPLLGIAVVVIAFMIFSDKSLSGADIQGILVIFIVSFFVVFFWAAFEQAPASLTFFADEQMDRHLFGYELPASLFQNLNGFFVVAGAPVMALLWTALGRRGAEPPSPVKMAMGLALLALGYLVMCFGVHNVQPGVKVSMFFLVALYFFHSIGELCLSPIGLSLVNKLAPAKFSSLLMAVWFLANAAANYLAGYMSSLYPDPKSTKPAPVLLGYHIENLYDFFLVFVVSAAVAAVLLFVISGKLAKMMDARNHAPAAV is encoded by the coding sequence ATGCAACCTGCTGCTGCCCAGCGCGAGCAATCCATTCCGGCCTCCACCAGCCACCCCAAGGGGCTGTATCTGCTGTTTGCCACCGAAATGTGGGAGCGGTTCAGCTACTACGGCATGCGGGCCGTGCTGGTGCTGTTCCTCACCAAGGCCATGCTGATGGACAAGGCGTTTGCCTCGAAGTTCTACGGCGGCTACACCAGCTTGATTTACCTCACGCCGCTCATCGGCGGCTTCATCGCCGACCGCTACTGGGGCAACCGGCGCTCCATCCTAACCGGCGGGGCCCTGATGGCGCTGGGGCAGTTCACGCTCTTCGCGGCCGCCTCCAACTACGGCCCGGCCGCCACCCACGGCCTTAGCCACCAGTTATTGTACCTGGGCCTGGGCCTGATGATTCTGGGCAACGGCTTCTTCAAGCCCAACATTTCGTCGATGGTGGGCTCGCTCTACAGCGCCACCGACAAGCGCAAGGACGCGGCCTACACCATCTTCTACATGGGCATCAACCTGGGCTCGTTCTTCGGCAACACCGTCACCAGCCTGGTGGGCGACACCGGGCGCTCCGAGGATTTTCGCTGGGCGTTCCTGGCCTGTGGCATCGCCATGGTGCTGGGCACAATCTTCTTCCAGTGGGGCAAAACCCGCTACCTGCACACGCCCGAAGGCGAGCAGGTAGGCGAAACCCCGGTGAACTCCGGCGGCATCAAGGGCGTGTTTGCCCTGCTGCCGGTGCTGCTGGCGGTCATGATCGGCATCTTGTGGCTCGATTCGGCCAAGTTTGCCACCATCGCCCCGCTACTGGGCATCGCCGTGGTCGTTATTGCGTTCATGATTTTCAGCGATAAGTCGCTGAGCGGGGCCGACATCCAGGGTATCCTGGTCATTTTCATTGTGTCGTTCTTCGTGGTGTTTTTCTGGGCCGCATTCGAGCAAGCCCCGGCCTCGCTCACCTTCTTCGCTGATGAGCAGATGGACCGCCACCTCTTCGGCTACGAGCTGCCCGCCAGCCTGTTCCAAAACCTGAACGGCTTCTTCGTAGTGGCCGGGGCCCCCGTCATGGCCTTGCTCTGGACGGCCCTGGGCCGCCGCGGCGCCGAGCCGCCGTCCCCCGTCAAAATGGCGATGGGCCTGGCGCTGCTGGCCCTGGGCTACCTCGTGATGTGCTTCGGTGTGCACAACGTACAGCCGGGCGTGAAGGTGAGCATGTTCTTCCTGGTGGCCCTGTACTTCTTCCACTCCATCGGCGAGCTGTGTTTGTCGCCCATCGGCCTCTCGCTGGTCAACAAACTGGCCCCCGCCAAATTCAGCTCCCTGCTGATGGCCGTGTGGTTTCTGGCCAACGCGGCCGCCAACTACCTGGCCGGCTACATGAGCAGCCTCTACCCCGACCCCAAATCCACGAAGCCTGCCCCGGTGCTGCTCGGCTACCACATCGAAAACCTCTATGATTTCTTCCTGGTCTTCGTCGTATCGGCCGCCGTGGCCGCCGTGCTGCTGTTCGTCATCAGCGGCAAGCTGGCCAAAATGATGGACGCCCGCAACCACGCCCCCGCCGCCGTTTAG